In the Aneurinibacillus soli genome, one interval contains:
- a CDS encoding DEAD/DEAH box helicase → MTDFAAFELAPFLIAGLTKRNIITPTPIQKQAIPLLLAGRSVIGESQTGTGKTIAYLLPLLQHINTSASVPQAIIFAPTRELTMQIHRVLSELCEGSAIRFQVIMGGVDIKRQIEKLKDKPHVIVGSPGRIHDLIEKKKLKAHEVKTVVIDEADQMLEAGMMRDVEAVMKRTPRDRQLSVFSATISSVVENWGQEWADQKPHVIRIAGKSRLPETISHSFLVTPEREKFETLRRLLQALDSGRTIIFVKKLHQVGDITTWLKGKGVSITGIHSETRKQDREQALKEFHSGQVRCLVTTDLLARGMDVEDVAHIVNFDLPLDTEGYIHRVGRTGRAGKSGLAVSLLEPKEKFMAGKLAKQLGIEMPERTLFRGELVPVKEHPAARSEHRPGIKKGNKKKK, encoded by the coding sequence ATGACTGATTTTGCAGCGTTTGAGTTGGCACCGTTTTTGATTGCTGGACTCACTAAACGAAACATTATAACACCGACACCGATTCAAAAGCAGGCGATTCCGCTTCTGCTTGCAGGCCGCAGTGTCATTGGAGAATCACAGACAGGAACAGGCAAGACCATTGCGTATCTGCTTCCGCTTTTGCAGCATATTAATACGTCGGCTTCTGTGCCGCAGGCGATTATTTTTGCACCAACACGCGAGTTGACGATGCAGATTCATCGGGTTCTCAGTGAACTGTGTGAAGGCAGTGCTATTCGTTTTCAAGTGATTATGGGTGGTGTGGATATTAAGCGTCAGATCGAGAAGCTTAAGGATAAGCCACATGTGATTGTCGGCTCACCGGGTCGGATTCATGATCTGATTGAGAAGAAAAAGCTGAAGGCACATGAGGTAAAGACTGTAGTGATTGATGAGGCGGATCAGATGCTTGAAGCGGGCATGATGCGCGATGTGGAAGCGGTTATGAAGCGGACGCCACGTGACCGTCAGCTATCCGTATTTTCTGCTACGATCTCTTCTGTGGTAGAAAACTGGGGACAGGAGTGGGCGGACCAGAAGCCGCATGTAATTCGCATCGCAGGCAAATCGCGCCTGCCGGAGACGATTTCCCACAGCTTCCTTGTGACACCGGAACGAGAAAAGTTCGAAACGTTGCGTCGCTTGCTTCAAGCGCTTGATAGTGGCCGGACGATTATTTTCGTGAAAAAACTGCATCAAGTGGGCGACATTACAACGTGGCTCAAAGGCAAAGGCGTGTCCATCACAGGGATTCATAGCGAAACGCGCAAGCAGGATCGGGAACAGGCACTCAAGGAATTTCACAGCGGTCAGGTCCGCTGTCTGGTGACGACTGATTTGCTCGCACGTGGCATGGATGTAGAAGATGTGGCGCATATTGTTAATTTTGATCTGCCGCTTGATACAGAAGGATACATTCACCGTGTGGGGCGGACAGGTCGTGCTGGCAAATCCGGGCTTGCGGTATCGCTGCTTGAGCCAAAAGAGAAGTTTATGGCGGGCAAACTTGCCAAGCAGCTTGGAATTGAGATGCCGGAGCGCACACTATTCCGTGGTGAGCTCGTACCGGTAAAGGAGCATCCTGCTGCTCGCTCGGAACATCGTCCGGGAATAAAAAAGGGAAATAAAAAGAAAAAATAG